One genomic region from Hyalangium ruber encodes:
- the tsaB gene encoding tRNA (adenosine(37)-N6)-threonylcarbamoyltransferase complex dimerization subunit type 1 TsaB: MLLALDTSTLSLSLALVERVGEDVRALEHVVLGPPHKQSEVLPGVVGELLARHGVKLSQLEGLAVGLGPGSFTGLRIGLATVKALAYAAGLKVAGASSLAAVALEGPEGPPLFCLAVARKDDLYLGAYRRSGKSVVALAPETAMSPEEVAARMAAEPEALALGPALGDYRAALVKAGVAPARLLEGPTFPSAVEVARLARLPESQPLEALFALEPHYVRASEPERNPKFPPLPGPAPTARLKED; the protein is encoded by the coding sequence GTGCTGCTCGCGCTGGATACCTCGACGCTGTCGCTGTCGCTCGCCCTGGTGGAGCGGGTGGGCGAGGACGTGCGCGCCCTGGAGCACGTGGTGCTCGGGCCGCCGCACAAGCAGAGCGAGGTGCTGCCTGGCGTGGTGGGCGAGCTGCTCGCCCGGCACGGGGTGAAGCTCTCTCAGTTGGAGGGGCTGGCCGTGGGGCTGGGGCCGGGCTCCTTCACGGGGCTGCGCATCGGCCTGGCCACGGTGAAGGCGCTGGCGTACGCGGCGGGGTTGAAGGTGGCCGGAGCCTCCTCCCTGGCGGCGGTGGCGCTGGAGGGGCCCGAGGGCCCGCCGCTCTTCTGCCTCGCGGTGGCGCGCAAGGACGACTTGTACCTGGGGGCCTACCGGCGCAGCGGCAAGAGCGTGGTGGCCTTGGCGCCGGAGACGGCCATGTCCCCCGAGGAGGTGGCCGCGAGGATGGCCGCCGAGCCCGAGGCGCTCGCGCTGGGCCCCGCGCTGGGGGACTACCGCGCCGCCCTGGTGAAGGCGGGTGTCGCGCCCGCTCGGCTGCTGGAGGGGCCCACCTTCCCCTCGGCGGTGGAGGTGGCGCGGCTGGCGCGGCTGCCGGAGTCTCAGCCCCTGGAGGCGCTCTTCGCGCTGGAGCCGCACTACGTGCGCGCCTCCGAGCCGGAGCGCAACCCGAAGTTCCCTCCGCTGCCGGGCCCGGCGCCCACTGCCCGACTCAAGGAAGACTGA
- a CDS encoding septal ring lytic transglycosylase RlpA family protein: MRRLWVVVGLGVLAGCSSRASRPLPRERPGASNPSTGKPEPEPDSKTYLGEGLASYYGPGLHGRPTASGEKFDQEAMTAAHRKLRFGTCVRVVNMENGRSVQVRVNDRGPFKDERIIDVSLGAARKLDMVKKGLARVRLYRCEEPSSAFSPPRQALPG, encoded by the coding sequence GTGCGGCGGCTCTGGGTGGTGGTGGGGCTTGGAGTGCTGGCGGGCTGCAGCTCGCGCGCCTCCCGGCCCCTGCCTCGGGAGCGTCCCGGGGCCTCCAATCCGAGCACGGGCAAGCCCGAGCCGGAGCCGGATTCGAAGACGTACCTGGGCGAGGGGCTCGCCTCGTACTACGGCCCGGGCCTGCACGGCCGGCCGACGGCGAGCGGCGAGAAGTTCGACCAGGAGGCCATGACGGCGGCCCACCGCAAGCTGCGCTTCGGCACTTGCGTGCGGGTGGTGAACATGGAGAACGGGCGCTCGGTGCAGGTGCGCGTCAACGACCGAGGCCCCTTCAAGGACGAGCGCATCATCGACGTGTCCCTGGGGGCGGCGCGCAAGCTGGACATGGTGAAGAAGGGGCTGGCGCGGGTGCGCCTGTACCGCTGCGAGGAGCCGTCCTCCGCCTTTTCTCCCCCGCGCCAGGCGCTGCCGGGGTAG
- the rseP gene encoding RIP metalloprotease RseP: protein MFQSLGFFALLLGVLVTVHELGHFLVAKACGVKVLKFSLGFGPKLLSFTKGETEYQLALLPLGGYVKMAGDIPGEELAPEEASRGFLAQPPWKRMAIVIAGPAFNLIFPVIIYFFVFLGDHQAVSTRLGYVMPDSPAAKAGLHPGDVVVAVDGERVRTYEEMRDAFVDRFERPIPITVERDKNQSIIMVTPMKRVESSPIETIERGVMGVEVSSPSPVVGVPPGSAAEQAGLKTFDRILAINGTLVPDEATFYQVLDKHQGALELTVQRSKPVEAGAVTGHVPEVVKLRVEKQADKQGYAALGVETAELYLAAVTPGSPAEKAGLRSGDRLVAFNGKPLGSFSLFAVELTGLAEKPFELTWRGKEGERKEQLAMAQLKVLGEAGETQQLGLGVQGWIAERAPAEKVTVNMGWGEALQQSAKIVPTITKQTVKAIAGLVTRDVPLSSVGGPIMMYQMASRSSELGWDYFLNLMAIISINLGVMNLLPIPILDGFHLVAAGWEAIRRRPIPVRVREVANVIGLAMLVALMLVAMFNDITR from the coding sequence ATGTTCCAGAGTCTCGGGTTCTTCGCGCTCCTGCTCGGTGTCCTGGTTACGGTCCATGAGCTGGGGCACTTCCTCGTGGCGAAGGCCTGCGGGGTGAAGGTGCTCAAGTTCTCCCTGGGGTTTGGCCCGAAGCTGTTGAGCTTCACCAAAGGGGAGACGGAGTACCAGTTGGCGCTGCTGCCCCTGGGCGGCTACGTGAAGATGGCAGGGGACATTCCTGGCGAGGAGCTGGCTCCGGAAGAGGCCTCGCGGGGCTTCCTGGCCCAGCCGCCCTGGAAGCGCATGGCCATCGTCATCGCCGGCCCGGCCTTCAACCTCATCTTCCCCGTCATCATCTACTTCTTCGTCTTCCTGGGAGACCACCAGGCCGTCTCCACGCGGCTGGGCTACGTCATGCCGGACTCGCCTGCGGCCAAGGCCGGGCTGCACCCGGGAGATGTCGTCGTGGCGGTGGATGGCGAGCGGGTGCGCACCTACGAGGAGATGCGCGACGCGTTCGTGGACCGCTTCGAGCGGCCGATCCCCATCACCGTCGAGCGGGACAAGAACCAGTCCATCATCATGGTGACGCCGATGAAGCGGGTGGAGTCCAGCCCCATCGAGACCATCGAGCGCGGGGTGATGGGGGTGGAGGTCAGCTCCCCCTCGCCCGTGGTGGGCGTGCCTCCCGGCTCGGCGGCGGAGCAGGCGGGGCTGAAGACGTTCGACCGAATTCTCGCCATCAACGGGACGCTCGTTCCGGACGAGGCCACCTTCTACCAGGTGCTGGACAAGCACCAGGGCGCGCTGGAGCTGACGGTGCAGCGCTCCAAGCCAGTGGAGGCGGGCGCGGTGACGGGCCATGTGCCCGAGGTGGTGAAGCTCCGGGTGGAGAAGCAGGCCGACAAGCAGGGGTACGCGGCGCTCGGGGTGGAGACGGCGGAGCTGTACCTGGCGGCGGTGACGCCGGGCAGTCCGGCGGAGAAGGCCGGGTTGCGCTCGGGCGATCGGCTCGTGGCGTTCAATGGCAAGCCGCTGGGCTCCTTCTCGCTGTTCGCCGTGGAGCTCACGGGGCTGGCCGAGAAGCCCTTCGAGCTGACGTGGCGGGGCAAGGAGGGTGAGCGCAAGGAGCAGCTCGCCATGGCGCAGCTCAAGGTGCTGGGCGAGGCGGGGGAGACGCAGCAGCTGGGCCTGGGCGTGCAGGGGTGGATCGCCGAGCGCGCTCCCGCCGAGAAGGTGACGGTGAACATGGGCTGGGGCGAGGCGCTGCAGCAGTCGGCGAAGATCGTCCCCACCATCACCAAGCAGACGGTGAAGGCCATCGCCGGGCTCGTCACCCGAGACGTGCCGCTGAGCTCCGTGGGCGGGCCCATCATGATGTACCAGATGGCCTCTCGGAGCAGCGAGCTGGGCTGGGACTACTTCCTCAACCTGATGGCCATCATCTCCATCAACCTGGGCGTCATGAACCTGCTGCCCATCCCCATCCTGGACGGGTTCCACCTGGTGGCCGCCGGGTGGGAGGCCATCCGCCGCCGCCCCATCCCCGTGCGCGTGCGCGAGGTGGCCAACGTCATCGGACTGGCGATGCTGGTGGCGCTGATGCTGGTGGCGATGTTCAACGACATCACCCGGTGA